In one window of Anaeromyxobacter diazotrophicus DNA:
- a CDS encoding CaiB/BaiF CoA transferase family protein: MLPLAGVRVLDLSRLLPGPYATLVLADLGAEVVKLEDPRGGDYLRHLPPLAGEASGAFQVLNRNKRSLALDLKARGGAAALLRLAGAFDVLVESFRPGVLERLGAGHAALRAANPRLVVCAITGYGQEGPYRELAGHDLNYAAIAGALALNGPPEAPLPFGVPPADVAGGAWVAVAGILAALHRRTATGEGGLLDVAMTDGVLGMMALPLGMAWARGAPLRRGAELLDGGAACYRTYRTRDGRFVALGALEPHFFARFCAAAGRPELAERQLDGCGRGPVEELTALFASRTREEWTRLGREQDVCLTPVLEGDEPRADPQLRARGAFGEVARSGGEGAIPVLASPVRLDGARAPFRPAPGLGADTDRVLAEAGFTPGEIAELRAGGAVGPGAPGDPTAA; this comes from the coding sequence GTGCTCCCGCTCGCCGGCGTCCGCGTCCTCGACCTCTCCCGGCTGCTCCCGGGCCCGTACGCCACGCTGGTGCTGGCCGACCTCGGCGCCGAGGTGGTGAAGCTGGAGGACCCGCGCGGCGGCGACTACCTGCGCCACCTCCCGCCGCTCGCCGGCGAGGCCTCGGGCGCTTTCCAGGTGCTGAACCGGAACAAGCGCTCGCTCGCGCTCGACCTCAAGGCGCGGGGGGGCGCGGCGGCGCTCCTGCGGCTCGCAGGCGCCTTCGACGTGCTGGTCGAGTCCTTCCGGCCGGGGGTGCTGGAGCGGCTCGGCGCCGGCCACGCCGCGCTGCGCGCCGCGAACCCGCGGCTGGTGGTGTGCGCGATCACCGGCTACGGGCAGGAGGGGCCGTACCGCGAGCTGGCCGGGCACGACCTCAACTACGCCGCCATCGCCGGCGCGCTGGCGCTGAACGGCCCCCCGGAGGCGCCGCTCCCCTTCGGCGTGCCGCCGGCCGACGTGGCGGGCGGCGCGTGGGTGGCGGTGGCGGGCATCCTCGCCGCCCTGCACCGGCGCACGGCGACGGGGGAGGGCGGGCTCCTGGACGTCGCCATGACCGACGGCGTGCTCGGGATGATGGCGCTGCCGCTCGGGATGGCCTGGGCGCGCGGCGCGCCCTTGCGGCGCGGGGCGGAGCTGCTGGACGGCGGCGCCGCCTGCTACCGCACCTACCGCACGCGCGACGGGCGGTTCGTGGCGCTCGGCGCGCTGGAGCCGCACTTCTTCGCGCGCTTCTGCGCCGCGGCGGGGCGCCCCGAGCTGGCCGAGCGCCAGCTCGACGGCTGCGGCCGCGGACCGGTCGAGGAGCTCACCGCGCTCTTCGCCAGCCGGACGCGCGAGGAGTGGACGCGGCTCGGGCGGGAGCAGGACGTGTGCCTCACCCCGGTGCTGGAGGGTGACGAGCCGCGCGCCGATCCGCAGCTCCGCGCGCGCGGCGCCTTCGGCGAGGTGGCGCGGTCCGGCGGGGAGGGCGCGATCCCGGTGCTCGCGAGCCCGGTGCGCCTCGACGGCGCGCGCGCCCCGTTCCGTCCGGCGCCAGGGCTCGGCGCCGACACCGACCGCGTGCTGGCGGAGGCGGGGTTCACCCCGGGCGAGATCGCCGAGCTCCGCGCGGGCGGCGCAGTCGGGCCCGGAGCGCCGGGCGACCCGACCGCCGCTTGA
- a CDS encoding SCP2 sterol-binding domain-containing protein → MAGQAESVKDVFERHMPERLKNKPDVVAKIAAVYQFNISGPTGGQWSVDCTKPGGAVAAGTDAAAKCTVACTDADFLNIVNGKLNAQMAFMAGKLKIQGDMGLAMKLQQILS, encoded by the coding sequence ATGGCGGGTCAGGCCGAGAGCGTGAAGGACGTGTTCGAGCGGCACATGCCGGAGCGGCTCAAGAACAAGCCCGACGTGGTGGCGAAGATCGCCGCCGTCTACCAGTTCAACATCTCCGGCCCGACCGGCGGGCAGTGGTCAGTGGATTGCACCAAGCCGGGCGGCGCCGTCGCCGCCGGGACCGACGCCGCCGCGAAGTGCACCGTGGCCTGCACCGACGCGGACTTCCTCAACATCGTGAACGGCAAGCTCAACGCGCAGATGGCGTTCATGGCGGGCAAGCTCAAGATCCAGGGCGACATGGGCCTCGCCATGAAGCTCCAGCAGATACTTTCATGA
- a CDS encoding response regulator — translation MVAEGGARVLLIEDDEDNRELMGEVLQDAGYQVLLAASGAAGLRTLAEHSIDVLVTDVGMPGMGGLEVARAAKEIAPTVPVVLVTGYAEREDIARARGHEVDAVLVKPVDPASLTAAVDQMVKPR, via the coding sequence ATGGTGGCCGAGGGTGGGGCGCGCGTCCTCCTCATCGAGGACGACGAGGACAACCGGGAGCTCATGGGCGAGGTGCTGCAGGACGCCGGCTATCAGGTCCTGCTCGCCGCCAGCGGGGCCGCCGGCCTGCGCACGCTGGCCGAGCACTCGATCGACGTGCTGGTGACGGACGTCGGCATGCCGGGGATGGGCGGGCTGGAGGTGGCGCGCGCCGCCAAGGAGATCGCCCCCACCGTCCCGGTGGTGTTGGTGACCGGGTACGCCGAGCGCGAGGACATCGCGCGCGCGCGAGGCCACGAGGTGGACGCGGTGCTGGTGAAGCCGGTCGACCCTGCGTCGCTCACCGCGGCGGTGGACCAGATGGTGAAGCCCCGCTGA
- a CDS encoding AMP-dependent synthetase/ligase, translated as MIAREELQRGAGKPRSLVDLFEATAVRLGSRAATKQKRAGRWEETSWAELAHRARDAADGLAALGVGRGDRVAILGETTTEWIVADLGVMGAAAIVVPIYQSNKAHDCQYILENSGARFVFCDSEAQVAKIREVREKLPRLEGIIRFEGAARDGFERTLAELEQAGAAWRAGHEGAHAARLAQLSLSEPACFIYTSGTTGNPKGVVLTHGNWVYEAEAVEELRIIREDDLVLCFLPMAHSFAKVIEAVWFKVGATAAFVESIEKIVDNAAEVRPTVMPSVPRIFEKAYNAVVSKGLSTPGVKGKLFAWSLKSLEAEVDGLERGEPGRGGIGLAVARRLVFPKLEKALKDRFGGRMRLFVSGGAPLSPRIAWFFQMIGFEILEGYGLTESAAGTFVNRPGQAKIGTVGPPVPGTEVRIAEDGEILIRGPGVMKEYHQNPAATAEILRDGWLYTGDIGELTRDGCLRITDRKKDIIVTAGGKNVAPQNLENELKTEPLISQVMVHGDKRKFLSALVTLNEENVRKWAQDGGLALTGPLHEDPRVRARVQAAVDALNAKQASYSTIKRFAILPRDFTQEAGELTPTLKVKRKYCTQKYRDVLDAFYAE; from the coding sequence ATGATCGCGCGCGAAGAGCTCCAGCGTGGCGCGGGCAAGCCCCGCAGCCTGGTCGACCTCTTCGAGGCCACCGCCGTGCGGCTCGGGAGCCGGGCCGCCACGAAGCAGAAGCGCGCCGGCCGCTGGGAGGAGACGAGCTGGGCCGAGCTGGCCCACCGGGCCCGCGACGCCGCGGACGGGCTGGCCGCGCTGGGCGTCGGCCGCGGCGACCGGGTGGCGATCCTGGGCGAGACGACCACCGAGTGGATCGTCGCCGACCTGGGCGTGATGGGCGCCGCCGCGATCGTGGTGCCGATCTACCAGTCCAACAAGGCGCACGACTGCCAGTACATCCTCGAGAACTCAGGCGCCCGCTTCGTCTTCTGCGACTCCGAGGCGCAGGTGGCCAAGATCCGCGAGGTGCGCGAGAAGCTGCCGCGCCTCGAGGGCATCATCCGCTTCGAGGGCGCGGCGCGGGACGGCTTCGAGCGGACGCTGGCCGAGCTGGAGCAGGCCGGGGCCGCCTGGCGCGCCGGCCACGAGGGCGCGCACGCGGCTCGGCTGGCGCAGCTCTCGCTCTCCGAGCCCGCCTGCTTCATCTACACCTCCGGCACCACCGGTAACCCGAAGGGCGTGGTCCTCACCCACGGCAACTGGGTCTACGAGGCGGAGGCGGTCGAGGAGCTCCGCATCATCCGCGAGGACGACCTCGTCCTGTGCTTCCTCCCCATGGCCCACTCGTTCGCGAAGGTGATCGAGGCGGTCTGGTTCAAGGTCGGCGCCACCGCCGCCTTCGTCGAGTCGATCGAGAAGATCGTGGACAACGCGGCCGAGGTGCGGCCCACCGTGATGCCCTCGGTGCCCCGCATCTTCGAGAAGGCCTACAACGCGGTGGTCTCGAAGGGCCTCTCCACGCCGGGCGTGAAGGGGAAGCTCTTCGCCTGGTCGTTGAAGAGCCTGGAGGCCGAGGTGGACGGCCTCGAGCGCGGCGAGCCGGGGCGGGGCGGGATCGGCCTGGCGGTGGCGCGGCGGCTGGTGTTCCCCAAGCTGGAGAAGGCGCTCAAGGACCGCTTCGGCGGGCGCATGCGCCTCTTCGTGTCGGGCGGCGCGCCGCTGTCGCCGCGCATCGCCTGGTTCTTCCAGATGATCGGCTTCGAGATCCTGGAGGGCTACGGCCTCACGGAGTCGGCCGCGGGCACGTTCGTGAACCGTCCCGGGCAGGCGAAGATCGGCACCGTCGGGCCGCCGGTCCCCGGCACCGAGGTGCGCATCGCCGAGGACGGCGAGATCCTCATCCGCGGGCCGGGGGTGATGAAGGAGTACCACCAGAACCCCGCGGCCACCGCCGAGATCCTGCGCGACGGCTGGCTCTACACCGGCGACATCGGCGAGCTCACCCGCGACGGGTGCCTGCGCATCACCGACCGCAAGAAGGACATCATCGTCACCGCCGGCGGCAAGAACGTGGCGCCGCAGAACCTCGAGAACGAGCTCAAGACCGAGCCGCTCATCTCGCAGGTCATGGTGCACGGCGACAAGCGCAAGTTCCTCTCGGCGCTCGTCACGCTCAACGAGGAGAACGTGCGCAAGTGGGCGCAGGACGGCGGCCTGGCGCTGACCGGCCCGCTGCACGAGGACCCGCGGGTGCGCGCCCGGGTGCAGGCCGCCGTCGACGCGCTCAACGCCAAGCAGGCGAGCTACTCGACCATCAAGCGGTTCGCCATCCTCCCGCGCGACTTCACGCAGGAGGCGGGGGAGCTCACCCCCACGCTCAAGGTGAAGCGGAAGTACTGCACCCAGAAGTACCGGGACGTGCTGGACGCGTTCTACGCGGAGTGA
- a CDS encoding tetratricopeptide repeat protein encodes MATLVSRSDEQWKVRDEPGVLDQMRAELERAQKLAPDDYGVLWRLARLDFWVSDDPALPEEDRSRLGKRAWELGDRAAAVNPNGVEGWYFAALGMGNYSLGIGILKALGQGIEGKFKERLSKAEKLDPRYHEGGVYNAWGRFYFKLPWPKYDAKKSEQNLRKSIQLNPSNVRGRVYLAELYIKEGHPKEARKLLEEALAHEPGAYDAPEERRSQKRARELLAELKH; translated from the coding sequence GTGGCCACCCTCGTTTCGCGCTCGGATGAGCAGTGGAAGGTGCGCGACGAGCCCGGCGTGCTCGACCAGATGCGCGCCGAGCTGGAGCGTGCGCAGAAGCTCGCGCCGGACGACTACGGCGTGCTGTGGCGGCTGGCTCGGCTCGACTTCTGGGTGAGCGACGACCCGGCGTTGCCGGAGGAGGATCGCAGCCGCCTCGGCAAGCGCGCCTGGGAGCTCGGCGACCGCGCCGCGGCCGTGAACCCGAACGGGGTCGAGGGCTGGTACTTCGCCGCGCTCGGGATGGGCAACTACTCCCTCGGCATCGGCATCCTGAAGGCGCTGGGGCAGGGGATCGAGGGCAAGTTCAAGGAGCGCCTCTCGAAGGCGGAGAAGCTCGACCCCAGGTACCACGAGGGCGGGGTCTACAACGCCTGGGGCCGGTTCTACTTCAAGCTGCCGTGGCCGAAGTACGACGCGAAGAAGAGCGAGCAGAACCTCCGCAAGTCCATCCAGCTCAACCCCTCGAATGTCCGCGGGCGCGTCTACCTGGCCGAGCTATACATCAAAGAGGGCCACCCCAAGGAAGCGCGCAAGCTCCTGGAGGAGGCGCTGGCTCACGAGCCCGGCGCTTACGACGCGCCGGAGGAGCGGCGGTCCCAGAAGCGGGCGCGCGAGCTTTTGGCGGAGCTGAAGCACTAG
- the guaA gene encoding glutamine-hydrolyzing GMP synthase has product MDIHSEKILILDFGSQYTQLIARRLRELGVYCEIHPCTVPAAQIRAFAPRGVVLSGGPASVLAAGSPRADRAVFELGVPVLGICYGLQLLAHELGGKVHPADHREFGPAFIDVKQGSPLFQGLPPRLDVWMSHGDRVEALPAGFEPIASTGSSPFAAVEDRARRFYGVQFHPEVVHTPQGKDLLRNFAYRVCGCSGTWSMRAYAEVAVEQIRAQVKDGHAICALSGGVDSAVAALLVHRAIGDRLRCIFVDNGVLRANERQQVEEVFGRMFHLPLVTVDARARFLGQLAGVTDPEQKRKIIGREFIGVFEEEVERLAQHGERAAFLVQGTLYPDVIESVSFKGPSATIKSHHNVGGLPEKMKLALVEPLRELFKDEVRRLGLELGLPKESVQRQPFPGPGLAIRVLGEVTEARLELVRRADVIVQEEIRAAGLYEKLWQAFAVLLPVRSVGVMGDERTYESTCAIRAIESTDGMTGDWARLPYELLARLSSRIINEVRGINRVVYDISSKPPATIEWE; this is encoded by the coding sequence GTGGACATCCACTCCGAGAAGATCCTCATCCTCGACTTCGGCTCGCAGTACACCCAGCTCATCGCGCGGCGGCTGCGCGAGCTGGGCGTCTACTGCGAGATCCACCCGTGCACCGTCCCGGCCGCGCAGATCCGCGCCTTCGCGCCGCGGGGCGTGGTGCTGTCCGGCGGCCCGGCCAGCGTGCTCGCCGCGGGGAGCCCCCGCGCCGACCGCGCGGTCTTCGAGCTGGGCGTGCCGGTGCTCGGCATCTGCTACGGCCTGCAGCTCCTCGCCCACGAGCTGGGCGGGAAGGTGCACCCGGCCGACCACCGCGAGTTCGGCCCCGCCTTCATCGACGTGAAGCAGGGCTCGCCGCTCTTCCAGGGGCTCCCGCCCCGGCTCGACGTGTGGATGAGCCACGGCGACCGGGTCGAGGCGCTGCCGGCCGGCTTCGAGCCCATCGCCTCCACCGGCTCCTCGCCCTTCGCCGCGGTCGAGGATCGGGCGCGCCGCTTCTACGGCGTGCAGTTCCACCCCGAGGTGGTCCACACGCCGCAGGGGAAGGACCTGCTCCGGAACTTCGCCTACCGGGTGTGCGGCTGCTCCGGGACCTGGTCGATGCGCGCCTACGCCGAGGTGGCGGTGGAGCAGATCCGGGCCCAGGTGAAGGATGGGCACGCCATCTGCGCCCTCTCCGGCGGCGTCGACTCGGCGGTGGCGGCGCTGCTCGTGCACCGCGCCATCGGCGACCGGCTGCGCTGCATCTTCGTGGACAACGGCGTCCTCCGCGCGAACGAGCGCCAGCAGGTGGAGGAGGTCTTCGGCCGCATGTTCCACCTGCCGCTCGTCACGGTGGACGCGCGCGCCAGGTTCCTCGGCCAGCTCGCCGGGGTCACCGACCCGGAGCAGAAGCGCAAGATCATCGGCCGGGAGTTCATCGGGGTGTTCGAGGAGGAGGTGGAGCGGCTCGCCCAGCACGGCGAGCGCGCGGCCTTCCTCGTCCAGGGCACGCTCTACCCCGACGTCATCGAGTCGGTGTCCTTCAAGGGCCCGTCGGCCACCATCAAGAGCCACCACAACGTGGGCGGCCTGCCCGAGAAGATGAAGCTCGCCCTGGTGGAGCCGCTGCGCGAGCTCTTCAAGGACGAGGTGCGCCGGCTCGGGCTCGAGCTCGGGCTGCCGAAGGAGAGCGTCCAGCGCCAGCCCTTCCCGGGGCCGGGCCTCGCCATCCGCGTCCTCGGCGAGGTGACCGAGGCGCGGCTCGAGCTGGTCCGGCGCGCCGACGTCATCGTGCAGGAGGAGATCCGCGCCGCCGGCCTGTACGAGAAGCTCTGGCAGGCGTTCGCGGTGCTCCTGCCGGTGCGGAGCGTCGGCGTCATGGGCGACGAGCGCACCTACGAGTCGACCTGCGCCATCCGCGCCATCGAGTCCACCGACGGCATGACCGGCGACTGGGCGCGGCTCCCGTACGAGCTCCTCGCGCGCCTGTCCTCGCGCATCATCAACGAGGTCCGCGGGATCAACCGCGTCGTCTACGACATCTCGTCGAAGCCGCCGGCCACCATCGAGTGGGAGTAG
- the guaB gene encoding IMP dehydrogenase produces the protein MLNRDELREALTFDDVLLVPGESDVLPKTVETATRLTRNISLHIPIVSAAMDTVTEARMAIAMAAAGGLGFIHKNLTVEQQAAEVLKVKKYESAVVGDPITIEPEARLAQAVALMRENGISGIPVTRKGRLVGILTNRDLRFEKNLEQRVEEVMTKDLITAREGVGIEEAKDLLHRHRIEKLLVVNEAYELKGLITIKDIEKISQHPNAAKDAKGRLLCGAAVGVGPDREARVAALLKAGADVIAVDTAHGHSKGVLDAVRATRANFRSVELVAGNVATAEATDALCRAGVDAVKVGIGPGSICTTRVVAGVGVPQITAVDDCSRAAEKHGVPVISDGGVKFSGDVVKALAAGASTVMIGSLLAGTEEAPGEVILYQGRSYKSYRGMGSIGAMKEGSKDRYFQADVSEADKLVPEGIEGRVPYKGSVQMNVFQLVGGLRSGMGYLGCKTIPELRQKSRFIRISSAGLRESHVHDVIVEKEAPNYRID, from the coding sequence ATGCTCAACCGCGACGAACTGCGCGAGGCGCTCACCTTCGACGACGTGCTGCTCGTCCCCGGTGAGAGCGACGTGCTCCCGAAGACGGTCGAGACGGCCACCCGCCTCACCCGCAACATCTCCCTCCACATCCCCATCGTCTCGGCGGCCATGGACACGGTCACCGAGGCGCGCATGGCGATCGCCATGGCCGCCGCCGGTGGGCTCGGCTTCATCCACAAGAACCTCACCGTCGAGCAGCAGGCGGCCGAGGTCCTCAAGGTGAAGAAGTACGAGTCGGCGGTGGTGGGAGACCCCATCACCATCGAGCCGGAGGCGCGCCTCGCCCAGGCGGTGGCGCTCATGCGCGAGAACGGCATCAGCGGCATCCCGGTGACGCGCAAGGGCCGGCTGGTGGGCATCCTCACCAACCGCGACCTGCGCTTCGAGAAGAACCTCGAGCAGCGCGTCGAGGAGGTCATGACGAAGGACCTCATCACCGCGCGCGAGGGGGTCGGCATCGAGGAGGCGAAGGACCTCCTGCACCGCCACCGCATCGAGAAGCTGCTGGTGGTGAACGAGGCCTACGAGCTGAAGGGCCTCATCACCATCAAGGACATCGAGAAGATCAGCCAGCACCCGAACGCCGCCAAGGACGCCAAGGGGCGGCTGCTGTGCGGGGCGGCGGTGGGGGTCGGCCCCGACCGCGAGGCGCGGGTGGCGGCGCTGCTCAAGGCCGGCGCCGACGTCATCGCCGTCGACACGGCGCACGGGCACTCGAAGGGCGTCCTCGACGCGGTCCGCGCCACCCGGGCGAACTTCCGGAGCGTGGAGCTCGTGGCCGGCAACGTGGCCACCGCCGAGGCGACGGACGCGCTCTGCCGCGCCGGCGTGGACGCGGTGAAGGTCGGCATCGGCCCCGGCTCCATCTGCACCACCCGCGTGGTGGCCGGGGTGGGCGTGCCGCAGATCACCGCCGTGGACGACTGCAGCCGCGCCGCCGAGAAGCACGGCGTGCCGGTCATCTCGGACGGCGGCGTGAAGTTCTCCGGCGACGTGGTGAAGGCGCTCGCCGCCGGCGCCTCGACGGTGATGATCGGCTCGCTCCTGGCCGGCACCGAGGAGGCGCCCGGCGAGGTCATCCTGTACCAGGGCCGCAGCTACAAGAGCTACCGCGGCATGGGGTCGATCGGCGCCATGAAGGAGGGGTCGAAGGACCGCTACTTCCAGGCCGACGTCTCCGAGGCGGACAAGCTGGTGCCGGAGGGGATCGAGGGCCGCGTGCCGTACAAGGGCAGCGTCCAGATGAACGTCTTCCAGCTCGTCGGCGGCCTGCGCAGCGGCATGGGCTACCTCGGCTGCAAGACCATCCCCGAGCTGCGCCAGAAGTCGCGCTTCATCCGCATCTCCTCGGCCGGCCTGCGGGAGAGCCACGTGCACGACGTGATCGTGGAGAAGGAAGCGCCGAACTACCGGATCGACTGA
- a CDS encoding Hsp70 family protein: MSERARPAERVEAGTFALELGLPRAPAPAAQRSRAVIGIDLGTTNSCAAVVKDGRPYVIPSREGHATVPSIVAVNARRQVVVGHLARAQLLSAPHDTIHGAKRLLGRPFESKAVQDLRASFAYEVVEGEDGLAAVRLGGQTVSLEEIAAVILLQVRGVAQDHLGEEVNRAVITVPAYYTERQRAAVRRAGALAGLHVERIVNEPTAAALAFAHGRKLRQRVLVYDLGGGTFDASVLELQDELYEVVSTAGDTFLGGLDFDRRIVERLLELYRAQTGAAFDGDRVALSRLYDAAERAKCALSERQDFPVHLPFLALRGGAPVTLDAKLARAEIAALVEPLVDRTLAVCQGALAAKGLGPGDVDEVLLVGGQSRMPLVHDKVRAFFGRAPSRAVHPDEAVAVGAALLADSLGRPDGPVLIDVLALPIGIALPDGRVRPVFERNTPLPVKKQYGLSTTADGQTAFELAVVQGEAGRADGCEYLGTVRLDGLPRAPKGVVKIAVVLELGAECLLTVSARELSTNRAVTTSFAARGRPSQAVAQGEAHAPADRMLTAGFRLPERPRPAPPPRGLAGWWRRLLGRGERRA; the protein is encoded by the coding sequence GTGAGCGAGCGAGCCCGGCCGGCGGAGCGCGTGGAGGCGGGGACGTTCGCGCTGGAGCTGGGGCTGCCGCGCGCGCCGGCGCCCGCCGCGCAGCGCTCGCGCGCGGTGATCGGCATCGACCTCGGCACCACCAACTCGTGCGCCGCGGTGGTGAAGGACGGCCGCCCCTACGTCATCCCCTCGCGCGAGGGCCACGCCACCGTGCCCTCCATCGTGGCGGTGAACGCCCGCCGCCAGGTGGTGGTGGGCCACCTCGCCCGCGCGCAGCTCCTCTCCGCGCCGCACGACACCATCCACGGCGCGAAGCGGCTCCTCGGCCGCCCGTTCGAGTCGAAGGCGGTGCAGGACCTCCGCGCCTCCTTCGCCTACGAGGTGGTCGAGGGCGAGGACGGGCTCGCGGCGGTGCGGCTCGGCGGGCAGACCGTCTCGCTGGAGGAGATCGCGGCGGTCATCCTGCTCCAGGTCCGGGGGGTGGCGCAGGACCACCTCGGGGAGGAGGTGAACCGCGCCGTCATCACCGTCCCCGCCTACTACACCGAGCGGCAGCGCGCGGCGGTGCGGCGCGCCGGCGCGCTGGCGGGGCTCCACGTCGAGCGCATCGTCAACGAGCCGACCGCGGCCGCCCTGGCCTTCGCCCACGGGCGAAAGCTCCGGCAGCGCGTCCTGGTCTACGATCTCGGCGGCGGCACCTTCGACGCCTCGGTGCTGGAGCTGCAGGACGAGCTCTACGAGGTGGTCTCCACCGCCGGCGACACCTTCCTCGGCGGGCTCGACTTCGACCGGCGCATCGTGGAGCGGCTGCTCGAGCTCTACCGCGCGCAGACCGGCGCCGCCTTCGACGGCGACCGGGTGGCGCTCTCGCGGCTCTACGACGCCGCCGAGCGCGCCAAGTGCGCGCTCTCCGAGCGCCAGGACTTCCCCGTCCACCTCCCCTTCCTCGCGCTGCGCGGCGGCGCGCCGGTGACGCTCGACGCGAAGCTGGCGCGGGCGGAGATCGCCGCGCTGGTCGAGCCGCTCGTCGACCGTACGCTGGCGGTCTGCCAGGGCGCGCTCGCCGCCAAGGGGCTCGGGCCGGGCGACGTGGACGAGGTGCTCCTGGTCGGCGGCCAGTCGCGCATGCCGCTCGTCCACGACAAGGTCCGCGCCTTCTTCGGGCGGGCGCCCTCGCGCGCCGTCCACCCCGACGAGGCGGTGGCGGTCGGGGCGGCGCTGCTCGCGGACTCGCTGGGCCGGCCCGACGGCCCGGTGCTCATCGACGTGCTGGCGCTCCCCATCGGCATCGCCCTGCCCGACGGCCGGGTTCGGCCGGTCTTCGAGCGCAACACGCCGCTGCCCGTGAAGAAGCAGTACGGCCTCTCCACCACCGCCGACGGCCAGACCGCCTTCGAGCTGGCGGTGGTGCAGGGCGAGGCGGGGCGCGCCGACGGCTGCGAGTACCTCGGCACGGTGCGCCTCGACGGGCTGCCGCGCGCGCCGAAGGGCGTGGTCAAGATCGCGGTCGTGCTCGAGCTCGGCGCGGAGTGCCTGCTCACCGTCTCCGCCCGCGAGCTCTCGACCAACCGCGCCGTGACGACCAGCTTCGCCGCCCGGGGCCGCCCCTCGCAGGCGGTGGCGCAGGGCGAGGCGCACGCGCCGGCCGACCGCATGCTGACCGCCGGCTTCCGCCTGCCGGAGCGCCCCCGGCCCGCGCCGCCGCCCCGCGGCCTCGCGGGCTGGTGGCGGCGGCTCCTCGGGCGCGGCGAACGGCGAGCCTGA
- a CDS encoding DedA family protein — MLQQLVDLLGERSLDVGYAFVFGVLLLCGFGLPMPEDVVLVTGGVLAWLASPMETPALRALPFDDGLRRMVLVGLLGILAGDSVIYWMGRRLGARIAEFRLLRRLVPPEKLQHVEQLLRRRGNVVVVIARYLPGLRAPTYFTVGHSRLPYWQFLLFDGLAALVSAPLWVCLGFWFGDDIEKAALEASRFSHYILLAVAVVVLALAFRWVQRRRAERAGAPER, encoded by the coding sequence ATGCTCCAGCAGCTGGTCGACCTCCTGGGGGAGCGCTCGCTCGACGTGGGCTACGCCTTCGTCTTCGGCGTGCTGCTCCTGTGCGGCTTCGGGCTGCCCATGCCCGAGGACGTGGTGCTCGTCACCGGCGGCGTGCTGGCCTGGCTCGCCTCGCCCATGGAGACGCCGGCGCTCCGGGCGCTGCCGTTCGACGACGGGCTGCGCCGGATGGTGCTGGTGGGGCTGCTCGGGATCCTGGCCGGCGACTCGGTCATCTACTGGATGGGCCGGCGCCTCGGCGCGCGCATCGCCGAGTTCCGGCTCCTGCGCCGGCTGGTGCCGCCCGAGAAGCTGCAGCACGTCGAGCAGCTCCTGCGCCGGCGCGGCAACGTGGTGGTGGTCATCGCCCGCTACCTGCCCGGGCTGCGGGCGCCGACCTACTTCACGGTCGGCCACTCGCGCCTGCCCTACTGGCAGTTCCTCCTCTTCGACGGGCTGGCGGCGCTGGTCTCGGCGCCGCTGTGGGTCTGCCTCGGCTTCTGGTTCGGGGACGACATCGAGAAGGCGGCGCTCGAGGCGTCCCGCTTCTCCCACTACATCCTGCTCGCGGTGGCGGTGGTGGTGCTCGCGCTCGCCTTCCGCTGGGTGCAGCGGCGCCGGGCGGAGCGCGCCGGCGCGCCCGAGCGGTGA
- a CDS encoding cyclic nucleotide-binding domain-containing protein, producing the protein MNVVDALQRAPLFKDFSPTGLEALAEIAQERKLAAGEVLFQEDAPGDSLFVIRSGTVRLTQRLEGGEREVGTLGPGEHLGDLGLLARTVRLVTASAATDCELLELTRRAFFKKAQDKPVTCLKLAAVVAGEIARRVEASRAALRDLAGR; encoded by the coding sequence ATGAACGTCGTCGACGCGCTGCAGCGCGCGCCGCTCTTCAAGGACTTCAGCCCGACGGGGCTGGAGGCGCTGGCGGAGATCGCGCAGGAGCGGAAGCTCGCCGCGGGCGAGGTCCTCTTCCAGGAGGACGCACCCGGCGACTCGCTCTTCGTCATCCGCAGCGGGACGGTGCGCCTGACCCAGCGCCTCGAGGGCGGGGAGCGCGAGGTCGGCACGCTAGGGCCGGGCGAGCACCTCGGCGACCTGGGCCTCCTGGCGCGGACGGTGCGCCTCGTGACCGCCAGCGCCGCGACCGACTGCGAGCTCCTCGAGCTCACCCGCCGCGCCTTCTTCAAGAAGGCGCAGGACAAGCCGGTGACGTGCCTCAAGCTGGCGGCGGTGGTGGCGGGCGAGATCGCCCGCCGGGTCGAGGCGAGCCGCGCGGCGCTGCGCGACCTGGCGGGGCGGTAG